The Apium graveolens cultivar Ventura chromosome 11, ASM990537v1, whole genome shotgun sequence genome has a window encoding:
- the LOC141695507 gene encoding uncharacterized protein LOC141695507, with protein MALPPPPHIAQQKAATAFRAFKSLKPQEFLGSSDPVEARAWLKEIDKSFEILGVEERYKTIFASYILKGEANYWWEFKCNLETDVVIPCDRFTRLFLDKYFPRLMETRMEIKFLELKHDRMTVEEYEAKFTELSRFVPEFMNTEEKKARRFHLGLK; from the exons ATGG CCCTTCCACCACCGCCACATATTGCCCAACAAAAGGCTGCTACCGCCTTCAGGGCGTTTAAGTCCCTCAAACCCCAGGAGTTCCTAGGATCTTCCGACCCCGTGGAGGCACGGGCCTGGCTTAAGGAGATAGATAAATCATTTGAGATACTAGGTGTCGAAGAGCGATACAAGACCATCTTCGCCTCCTACATACTGAAGGGggaagctaactattggtgggagtttAAGTGTAACCTTGAGACTGATGTTGTGATACCATGTGATAGATTCACCCGgttgttcttagacaagtacttccctaggttaATGGAGACTCGGATGGAGATCAAGTTTCTAGAATTGAAACATGATAGAATGACGGTGGAAGAGtacgaggccaagtttactgagttgtcacgCTTTGTACCAGAATTTATGAATACGGAAGAAAAGAAGGCACGAAGGTTTCATcttggtctgaaatag